In Scatophagus argus isolate fScaArg1 chromosome 7, fScaArg1.pri, whole genome shotgun sequence, a genomic segment contains:
- the ighmbp2 gene encoding DNA-binding protein SMUBP-2 isoform X1 — MMAVEQFVSKTLELLQEERQAEIEETRIWQENVSLKDLQNKGVCLLKLHIGSQSTGLYGRTVIVLEPRKHLGFSSLPSNSFGPGDIVGLYDTGGCTADSQIGTGIVTRVSQASVSVAFDDSKDGLSFDTDALYNLLKLANDVTYKRMKKSLNELNGYHSGPAGNLINVLFGITKPSSQSQPNEVEFFNSHLDESQKEAVSFALSQRELAVIHGPPGTGKTTTVVEIILQAVKQGQKVLCCASSNVAVDNLVERLARCKAKVLRLGHPARLLESIQKHSLDAVLAQSDNADIIADIRKDIDKAFMGMKKMHERGERVNFRKEIGELRKELKTREATAITQILKSADVVLSTNTGASDDGPLKFLPAEHFDWVVIDECAQALESSCWIALLRARKCILAGDYKQLPPTIKSPKAASKGLSLSLMERLIQMYGDSVVRMLTVQYRMNSAIMEWASKEMYQGRLTAHSSVERHVLKDLPGVTCVEETCTPLLLIDTAGCGLTEMEVTDEQSKGNQGEVDIVELHIKALTEAGLKAKDIAVIAPYNLQVDLLRQKLLVQHPELEIKSVDGFQGREKEAVVLSLVRSNRKGEVGFLAEDRRINVAVTRARRHIAVVCDSQTVQNHAFLKSLIAHMTEFGEVRTAFEYIQDIVPQNYTRNHKDTKTNTSVSSSVSTKQKGKDQPSSKAKQGQKKPAGSSVNGTTANDQHQKSCLTALTVEEQNKNRSTEIRKQLEGFLKDFNRSELQFPSSFNSHDRLLVHQIAEELGLVHESKGEGKDRCITVSRLLQSTTVEEPAAAEEEEKKETVPNPQTEPLCQPSLDLKSLHLERMKREQQKREEHAQQKKQQNNTPTASSSKKPKSTKGFQFFLRVFKSNLSAPLYLQQFKATISLPGKNKTKAGACDIAAAAAPDDDFDALIDAVKKADSVCSFVKCKASVLTLGQLCLFCNRQYCLSHHIPEVHGCGDKAKSHARMRISKEGILYAGSGKKDKSTDPNKKAYLQRKLDSKLKDMASQRKPKKEDSK; from the exons GATATGGCAGGAGAACGTCTCTCTTAAGgatcttcaaaataaaggagTTTGTCTGCTGAAGTTGCATATAGGAAGTCAGTCCACAGGCTTGTATGGTCGAACAGTCATTGTCCTTGAGCCAAGAAAGCATCTTGGTTTCTCATCTCTGCCAAGCAACAGCTTTGGACCTG gggACATAGTTGGCTTGTATGACACTGGGGGATGCACCGCAGACTCACAGATTGGCACAGGAATTGTGACAAGGGTCAGCCAAGCTTCTGTAAGTGTGGCCTTTGATGATTCGAAGGATGGCCTCAGCTTTGACACAGATGCCCTTTACAACCTCTTAAAGTTGGCAAATGATGTCACCTACAAACGAATGAAAAA GAGCTTGAATGAACTAAATGGATACCACAGTGGACCAGCTGGCAATTTGATAAATGTTCTCTTTGGTATCACAAAACCTTCCTCTCAGTCGCAGCCAA ATGAGGTTGAATTCTTTAACTCACACCTGGATGAATCCCAGAAGGAAGCTGTGTCCTTTGCTCTGTCTCAGAGGGAACTGGCTGTGATTCATGGACCGCCAGGCACTGGAAAAACCACCACTGTGGTGGAGATCATTCTGCAAGCAGTCAAACAAGGCCAAAAG gtcTTGTGCTGTGCCTCCTCTAACGTGGCTGTAGATAATTTAGTGGAGAGGTTAGCCAGGTGCAAAGCAAAGGTCCTGAGGCTGGGTCATCCTGCCAGACTGTTGGAGTCCATACAGAAACACTCACTCGATGCTGTCCTCGCTCAGAGTGACAACGCAGACATCATCGCTGACATTCGTAAAGACATCGATAAAGCTTTT atggGAATGAAGAAGATGCATGAGAGAGGAGAGCGAGTGAACTTCAGAAAGGAAATAGGGGAGCTAAGAAAAGAGCTGAAAACCAGGGAAGCAACAGCCATTACCCAGATCCTAAAAAGTGCTGATGTTGTATTATCAACCAACACAG GTGCTTCTGATGACGGCCCTCTGAAGTTCCTGCCAGCAGAGCATTTTGATTGGGTGGTGATAGACGAGTGCGCTCAGGCCCTGGAGAGCAGCTGCTGGATCGCCCTGCTCAGAGCACGCAAGTGCATTCTGGCTGGAGACTACAAGCAGTTACCACCTACTATCAAATCACCAAA GGCTGCATCAAAAGGCCTGTCCCTCAGTCTGATGGAGAGGCTTATCCAGATGTACGGAGACTCTGTGGTCCGCATGCTTACAGTTCAGTACCGCATGAACAGCGCCATCATGGAGTGGGCCTCCAAAGAGATGTACCAGGGAAGACTAACGGCTCACAGCTCTGTGGAGAGACATGTGTTAAA AGATCTACCTGGAGTTACCTGTGTGGAAGAGACCTGCACGCCGCTGCTTCTCATTGACACTGCAGGCTGTGGGCTGACTGAGATGGAGGTCACAGATGAACAGTCCAAAGGCAATCAGG GTGAAGTAGACATTGTTGAACTGCACATTAAAGCCTTGACTGAAGCTGGGCTTAAAGCTAAAGACATAGCTGTTATCGCTCCATACAATCTACAA GTTGATCTACTGCGTCAGAAACTTTTGGTGCAGCATCCAGAGCTGGAGATTAAGTCAGTGGATGGATTTcagggcagagagaaagaggccgTGGTGTTGTCCTTAGTTCGGTCCAACAGGAAAG ggGAAGTTGGATTTCTGGCGGAGGACAGAAGGATAAATGTGGCTGTTACACGTGCCAGACGTCACATCGCTGTGGTGTGTGACAGCCAAACTGTCCAGAATCACGCTTTCCTGAAGTCCCTCATCGCTCATATGACTGAGTTTGGCGAGGTCAGAACAGCATTCGAGTATATTCAAGACATCGTGCCACAAAACTACACTCGCAACCACAAGGACACCAAGACTAATACGTCcgtcagcagctctgtgtccACCAAACAGAAAGGTAAAGACCAGCCTTCCAGCAAGGCCAAGCAAGGACAAAAGAAGCCTGCAGGCAGCAGCGTTAACGGAACTACTGCTAATGATCAGCACCAGAAGTCCTGCTTAACAGCACTGACAGTGGAAGAGCAGAACAAGAACAGATCCACTGAGATCAGAAAACAGTTGGAGGGCTTTCTAAAGGACTTCAATCGGAGTGAATTACAGTTTCCATCATCGTTCAACTCTCACGACCGCCTGCTGGTCCATCAGATTGCTGAGGAGCTTGGTCTTGTTCATGAGAGTAAAGGTGAGGGGAAAGACAGGTGTATCACTGTCTCCAGGCTCCTGCAGTCAACAACAGTTGaggagccagcagcagcagaagaagaagaaaaaaaggaaacggTTCCAAATCCCCAAACAGAGCCACTGTGTCAACCTTCATTAGACTTAAAAAGTTTGCATTTGGAGCGAATGAAGAGGGAGCAGCAAAAAAGGGAAGAACATGCTCAGCAAAAGAAGCAACAGAACAACACCCCGACAGCTTCATCATCAAAGAAGCCCAAATCGACTaaaggttttcagttttttttaagagtttttaAGAGTAACCTGTCTGCTCCATTATATTTGCAACAATTCAAAGCTACCATTTCTCTCCCAGGGAAGAACAAAACGAAGGCCGGAGCCTGCGACATcgctgctgccgctgctccAGACGATGACTTTGATGCACTTATTGACGCTGTCAAAAAGGCTGACAGCGTGTGCAGTTTTGTTAAATGCAAAGCTTCTGTGCTGACGCTCGGACAGCTTTGCTTGTTCTGCAACAGACAGTATTGTCTCAGTCATCATATACCCGAG GTACACGGCTGTGGTGATAAAGCCAAGTCTCATGCTCGGATGAGAATAAGCAAAGAAGGCATTCTTTATGCCGGGAGTGGGAAGAAAGACAAATCCACGGACCCCAATAAGAAAGCCTATCTGCAAAGGAAACTGGACTCTAAGCTAAAAGATATGGCATCACAGAGGAAACCAAAAAAAGAGGACAGTAAATGA
- the ighmbp2 gene encoding DNA-binding protein SMUBP-2 isoform X2, with protein MMAVEQFVSKTLELLQEERQAEIEETRIWQENVSLKDLQNKGVCLLKLHIGSQSTGLYGRTVIVLEPRKHLGFSSLPSNSFGPGDIVGLYDTGGCTADSQIGTGIVTRVSQASVSVAFDDSKDGLSFDTDALYNLLKLANDVTYKRMKKSLNELNGYHSGPAGNLINVLFGITKPSSQSQPNEVEFFNSHLDESQKEAVSFALSQRELAVIHGPPGTGKTTTVVEIILQAVKQGQKVLCCASSNVAVDNLVERLARCKAKVLRLGHPARLLESIQKHSLDAVLAQSDNADIIADIRKDIDKAFMGMKKMHERGERVNFRKEIGELRKELKTREATAITQILKSADVVLSTNTGASDDGPLKFLPAEHFDWVVIDECAQALESSCWIALLRARKCILAGDYKQLPPTIKSPKAASKGLSLSLMERLIQMYGDSVVRMLTVQYRMNSAIMEWASKEMYQGRLTAHSSVERHVLKDLPGVTCVEETCTPLLLIDTAGCGLTEMEVTDEQSKGNQGEVDIVELHIKALTEAGLKAKDIAVIAPYNLQVDLLRQKLLVQHPELEIKSVDGFQGREKEAVVLSLVRSNRKGEVGFLAEDRRINVAVTRARRHIAVVCDSQTVQNHAFLKSLIAHMTEFGEVRTAFEYIQDIVPQNYTRNHKDTKTNTSVSSSVSTKQKGKDQPSSKAKQGQKKPAGSSVNGTTANDQHQKSCLTALTVEEQNKNRSTEIRKQLEGFLKDFNRSELQFPSSFNSHDRLLVHQIAEELGLVHESKGEGKDRCITVSRLLQSTTVEEPAAAEEEEKKETVPNPQTEPLCQPSLDLKSLHLERMKREQQKREEHAQQKKQQNNTPTASSSKKPKSTKGKNKTKAGACDIAAAAAPDDDFDALIDAVKKADSVCSFVKCKASVLTLGQLCLFCNRQYCLSHHIPEVHGCGDKAKSHARMRISKEGILYAGSGKKDKSTDPNKKAYLQRKLDSKLKDMASQRKPKKEDSK; from the exons GATATGGCAGGAGAACGTCTCTCTTAAGgatcttcaaaataaaggagTTTGTCTGCTGAAGTTGCATATAGGAAGTCAGTCCACAGGCTTGTATGGTCGAACAGTCATTGTCCTTGAGCCAAGAAAGCATCTTGGTTTCTCATCTCTGCCAAGCAACAGCTTTGGACCTG gggACATAGTTGGCTTGTATGACACTGGGGGATGCACCGCAGACTCACAGATTGGCACAGGAATTGTGACAAGGGTCAGCCAAGCTTCTGTAAGTGTGGCCTTTGATGATTCGAAGGATGGCCTCAGCTTTGACACAGATGCCCTTTACAACCTCTTAAAGTTGGCAAATGATGTCACCTACAAACGAATGAAAAA GAGCTTGAATGAACTAAATGGATACCACAGTGGACCAGCTGGCAATTTGATAAATGTTCTCTTTGGTATCACAAAACCTTCCTCTCAGTCGCAGCCAA ATGAGGTTGAATTCTTTAACTCACACCTGGATGAATCCCAGAAGGAAGCTGTGTCCTTTGCTCTGTCTCAGAGGGAACTGGCTGTGATTCATGGACCGCCAGGCACTGGAAAAACCACCACTGTGGTGGAGATCATTCTGCAAGCAGTCAAACAAGGCCAAAAG gtcTTGTGCTGTGCCTCCTCTAACGTGGCTGTAGATAATTTAGTGGAGAGGTTAGCCAGGTGCAAAGCAAAGGTCCTGAGGCTGGGTCATCCTGCCAGACTGTTGGAGTCCATACAGAAACACTCACTCGATGCTGTCCTCGCTCAGAGTGACAACGCAGACATCATCGCTGACATTCGTAAAGACATCGATAAAGCTTTT atggGAATGAAGAAGATGCATGAGAGAGGAGAGCGAGTGAACTTCAGAAAGGAAATAGGGGAGCTAAGAAAAGAGCTGAAAACCAGGGAAGCAACAGCCATTACCCAGATCCTAAAAAGTGCTGATGTTGTATTATCAACCAACACAG GTGCTTCTGATGACGGCCCTCTGAAGTTCCTGCCAGCAGAGCATTTTGATTGGGTGGTGATAGACGAGTGCGCTCAGGCCCTGGAGAGCAGCTGCTGGATCGCCCTGCTCAGAGCACGCAAGTGCATTCTGGCTGGAGACTACAAGCAGTTACCACCTACTATCAAATCACCAAA GGCTGCATCAAAAGGCCTGTCCCTCAGTCTGATGGAGAGGCTTATCCAGATGTACGGAGACTCTGTGGTCCGCATGCTTACAGTTCAGTACCGCATGAACAGCGCCATCATGGAGTGGGCCTCCAAAGAGATGTACCAGGGAAGACTAACGGCTCACAGCTCTGTGGAGAGACATGTGTTAAA AGATCTACCTGGAGTTACCTGTGTGGAAGAGACCTGCACGCCGCTGCTTCTCATTGACACTGCAGGCTGTGGGCTGACTGAGATGGAGGTCACAGATGAACAGTCCAAAGGCAATCAGG GTGAAGTAGACATTGTTGAACTGCACATTAAAGCCTTGACTGAAGCTGGGCTTAAAGCTAAAGACATAGCTGTTATCGCTCCATACAATCTACAA GTTGATCTACTGCGTCAGAAACTTTTGGTGCAGCATCCAGAGCTGGAGATTAAGTCAGTGGATGGATTTcagggcagagagaaagaggccgTGGTGTTGTCCTTAGTTCGGTCCAACAGGAAAG ggGAAGTTGGATTTCTGGCGGAGGACAGAAGGATAAATGTGGCTGTTACACGTGCCAGACGTCACATCGCTGTGGTGTGTGACAGCCAAACTGTCCAGAATCACGCTTTCCTGAAGTCCCTCATCGCTCATATGACTGAGTTTGGCGAGGTCAGAACAGCATTCGAGTATATTCAAGACATCGTGCCACAAAACTACACTCGCAACCACAAGGACACCAAGACTAATACGTCcgtcagcagctctgtgtccACCAAACAGAAAGGTAAAGACCAGCCTTCCAGCAAGGCCAAGCAAGGACAAAAGAAGCCTGCAGGCAGCAGCGTTAACGGAACTACTGCTAATGATCAGCACCAGAAGTCCTGCTTAACAGCACTGACAGTGGAAGAGCAGAACAAGAACAGATCCACTGAGATCAGAAAACAGTTGGAGGGCTTTCTAAAGGACTTCAATCGGAGTGAATTACAGTTTCCATCATCGTTCAACTCTCACGACCGCCTGCTGGTCCATCAGATTGCTGAGGAGCTTGGTCTTGTTCATGAGAGTAAAGGTGAGGGGAAAGACAGGTGTATCACTGTCTCCAGGCTCCTGCAGTCAACAACAGTTGaggagccagcagcagcagaagaagaagaaaaaaaggaaacggTTCCAAATCCCCAAACAGAGCCACTGTGTCAACCTTCATTAGACTTAAAAAGTTTGCATTTGGAGCGAATGAAGAGGGAGCAGCAAAAAAGGGAAGAACATGCTCAGCAAAAGAAGCAACAGAACAACACCCCGACAGCTTCATCATCAAAGAAGCCCAAATCGACTaaag GGAAGAACAAAACGAAGGCCGGAGCCTGCGACATcgctgctgccgctgctccAGACGATGACTTTGATGCACTTATTGACGCTGTCAAAAAGGCTGACAGCGTGTGCAGTTTTGTTAAATGCAAAGCTTCTGTGCTGACGCTCGGACAGCTTTGCTTGTTCTGCAACAGACAGTATTGTCTCAGTCATCATATACCCGAG GTACACGGCTGTGGTGATAAAGCCAAGTCTCATGCTCGGATGAGAATAAGCAAAGAAGGCATTCTTTATGCCGGGAGTGGGAAGAAAGACAAATCCACGGACCCCAATAAGAAAGCCTATCTGCAAAGGAAACTGGACTCTAAGCTAAAAGATATGGCATCACAGAGGAAACCAAAAAAAGAGGACAGTAAATGA
- the LOC124062558 gene encoding zinc-binding protein A33-like isoform X2: MTSSQMAETSSLSEKDLLCPQCSDIYCLPVLLKCGHNICRVCLQKFWEWRGCRECPVCRTTSVVERPPINLALKIAADKHQERRTGGNQEVCCIHKEKLKIFCQNDEEPICLVCQTSKHHKVHECYPVEEAAQQKKAEISAVLESLRKKLRMLNKTKEHWEETQNYIQNQAYHCEKSIKEEFEKLHLFLREEENTRLKVLKQEEEIKNQVMREKLKNIKDQIETLSSTISDIEKALTVRDLPFLQDYKGTKKRVRCNIQEPECIRDILINSAKHLGLLKFGIWKKMANIVKYVPITLDPNTAQSNLKFSEELTCVRYSNKQLLPDNPERCTSRVCVLGATGFISGKHSWTVEVGQGKDWYIGVARESIKRKSVVFLNPTEGFWVIGLCNGDSFWAQSSPRTKLVLKQKPEQITIKLDCDKGKVVFINAADLTTIHTFNDRFTERIFPYFSPGLYQEEKNSVPLTIRPLKITVDVE, translated from the exons ATGACTTCAAGCCAGATGGCAGAGACAAGCTCACTGTCTGAAAAGGACTTACTTTGTCCTCAATGCTCTGACATTTACTGTCTTCCTGTTCTTCTAAAATGTGGCCACAATATTTGCAGAGTTTGTTTACAGAAGTTCTGGGAATGGAGAGGATGTCGAGAATGTCCTGTGTGTCGCACCACGTCTGTCGTCGAGAGGCCTCCTATCAATCTGGCCCTAAAGATAGCTGCCGACAAGCATCAGGAGCGAAGGACCGGCGGGAATCAAGAAGTTTGTTGTATTCACAAGGAAAAGCTGAAGATTTTTTGCCAGAACGACGAAGAGCCCATCTGCCTCGTCTgccaaacatcaaaacatcataAAGTTCACGAGTGCTACCCAGTCGAGGAAGCGGCCCAACAGAAAAAG GCAGAAATTTCTGCCGTCCTGGAGTCCTTGAGGAAGAAGCTCAGAATGCTGAACAAGACTAAAGAACATTGGGAGGAGACCCAAAACTACATTCAG AACCAAGCTTATCACTGTGAGAAATCAATCAAGGAGGAATTTGAGAAGCTACACCTGTTCCTTCGGGAGGAGGAGAACACTAGGCTGAAGGTGCtcaaacaagaagaagaaattaagAACCAGGTGATGAgggagaagctgaaaaacatcaaGGACCAGATTGAAACCCTTTCTTCAACCATCAGTGATATTGAGAAGGCCCTCACGGTGAGGGACTTACCTTTTCTACAG GACTACAAGGGGACAAAGAAAAG GGTCAGATGTAACATTCAAGAGCCGGAGTGCATCAGAGACATCCTGATCAACTCTGCAAAGCATCTGGGATTACTAAAGTTCGGAATTTGGAAAAAGATGGCCAACATTGTCAAATATG TTCCGATCACTCTGGATCCAAACACGGCCCAGTCCAACCTAAAGTTCTCTGAGGAGTTGACCTGTGTACGATACAGCAACAAGCAGCTCCTACCCGACAACCCCGAACGCTGCACAAgccgcgtgtgtgtgttgggggccACTGGCTTCATATCTGGAAAGCACAGCTGGACTGTAGAGGTGGGCCAAGGCAAAGACTGGTACATCGGAGTGGCCAGGGAGTCGATCAAAAGGAAGAGTGTTGTCTTCCTCAACCCCACCGAGGGCTTCTGGGTGATTGGCCTGTGCAATGGAGACTCATTCTGGGCTCAGAGCTCCCCTCGCACCAAACTTGTATTGAAGCAGAAGCCTGAGCAGATTACCATAAAACTGGACTGTGACAAAGGAAAGGTGGTCTTCATCAATGCTGCCGACTTGACAACGATACACACCTTTAATGACAGATTTACAGAGAGGATTTTCCCCTACTTCTCCCCTGGCTTGTATCAAGAGGAGAAAAACTCTGTCCCACTGACAATCCGTCCTCTGAAAATAACAGTGGATGTGGAGTAG
- the LOC124062558 gene encoding zinc-binding protein A33-like isoform X1 has product MVFSFPRDSFCLNTLERRQHAEISAVLESLRKKLRMLNKTKEHWEETQNYIQNQAYHCEKSIKEEFEKLHLFLREEENTRLKVLKQEEEIKNQVMREKLKNIKDQIETLSSTISDIEKALTDYKGTKKRVRCNIQEPECIRDILINSAKHLGLLKFGIWKKMANIVKYVPITLDPNTAQSNLKFSEELTCVRYSNKQLLPDNPERCTSRVCVLGATGFISGKHSWTVEVGQGKDWYIGVARESIKRKSVVFLNPTEGFWVIGLCNGDSFWAQSSPRTKLVLKQKPEQITIKLDCDKGKVVFINAADLTTIHTFNDRFTERIFPYFSPGLYQEEKNSVPLTIRPLKITVDVE; this is encoded by the exons ATGGTGTTCAGTTTTCCCAGGGACTCTTTTTGCCTGAACACTCTGGAAAGAAGACAGCAT GCAGAAATTTCTGCCGTCCTGGAGTCCTTGAGGAAGAAGCTCAGAATGCTGAACAAGACTAAAGAACATTGGGAGGAGACCCAAAACTACATTCAG AACCAAGCTTATCACTGTGAGAAATCAATCAAGGAGGAATTTGAGAAGCTACACCTGTTCCTTCGGGAGGAGGAGAACACTAGGCTGAAGGTGCtcaaacaagaagaagaaattaagAACCAGGTGATGAgggagaagctgaaaaacatcaaGGACCAGATTGAAACCCTTTCTTCAACCATCAGTGATATTGAGAAGGCCCTCACG GACTACAAGGGGACAAAGAAAAG GGTCAGATGTAACATTCAAGAGCCGGAGTGCATCAGAGACATCCTGATCAACTCTGCAAAGCATCTGGGATTACTAAAGTTCGGAATTTGGAAAAAGATGGCCAACATTGTCAAATATG TTCCGATCACTCTGGATCCAAACACGGCCCAGTCCAACCTAAAGTTCTCTGAGGAGTTGACCTGTGTACGATACAGCAACAAGCAGCTCCTACCCGACAACCCCGAACGCTGCACAAgccgcgtgtgtgtgttgggggccACTGGCTTCATATCTGGAAAGCACAGCTGGACTGTAGAGGTGGGCCAAGGCAAAGACTGGTACATCGGAGTGGCCAGGGAGTCGATCAAAAGGAAGAGTGTTGTCTTCCTCAACCCCACCGAGGGCTTCTGGGTGATTGGCCTGTGCAATGGAGACTCATTCTGGGCTCAGAGCTCCCCTCGCACCAAACTTGTATTGAAGCAGAAGCCTGAGCAGATTACCATAAAACTGGACTGTGACAAAGGAAAGGTGGTCTTCATCAATGCTGCCGACTTGACAACGATACACACCTTTAATGACAGATTTACAGAGAGGATTTTCCCCTACTTCTCCCCTGGCTTGTATCAAGAGGAGAAAAACTCTGTCCCACTGACAATCCGTCCTCTGAAAATAACAGTGGATGTGGAGTAG
- the rapsn gene encoding 43 kDa receptor-associated protein of the synapse: MNIFMRRLAPEMGQDQTKQQIEKGLRLYQSNQTDKALHVWTKVLEKTSDPGGKFRVLGCLITAHSEMGKYKDMLKYALDQIDTAREMEDPDYLTEGYLNLARSNEKLCDFHKTVSYCKTCLNMQGTTVSLQLNGQVCLSMGNAFLGLSVFQKALESYEKALRYAHNNDDKMLECRVCCSLGNIYVQLKDYEKALFFPCKAAELVNDYGKGWSLKYRAMSQYHMSVAYRKLERLPDAMECCEESMKIALQHGDRPLQALCLLNFADIHRCRRDVDKAFPRYESALGIMTEIGNRLGQTHVYLGVAKCWLVQKEFDKALDSLQRAQELADGVGNKLCTLKVHCLCEGIYRSRGQQDELREQVVKFLQCVEELELYCGMCGESIGDRDQKLQALPCSHIFHLKCLQTNGTKGCPKCFKSSMKPGFV; the protein is encoded by the exons atgaatatttttatgagGCGCCTTGCACCAGAGATGGGCCAGGACCAAACCAAGCAGCAGATAGAGAAGGGCCTGAGGTTGTATCAGTCcaatcagacagacaaagcCCTGCATGTCTGGACGAAAGTGCTGGAGAAAACCTCAGATCCTGGAGGAAAGTTTCGGGTGTTGGGTTGCCTGATCACGGCTCACTCAGAAATGGGAAAATATAAAGATATGCTCAAG TATGCTCTAGATCAAATAGACACAGCCAGAGAGATGGAGGACCCAGACTACCTGACAGAGGGCTACTTGAACTTGGCACGCAGCAACGAGAAGCTGTGCGACTTCCACAAAACGGTGTCCTACTGTAAGACCTGCTTAAACATGCAGGGTACCACCGTCAGCCTGCAGCTCAACGGCCAGGTGTGTCTTAGCATGGGCAATGCCTTCCTGGGCCTCAGCGTCTTCCAGAAAGCTCTGGAGAGCTACGAGAAGGCCCTGCGCTACGCACACAACAACGATGACAAGATGCTGGAGTGCAGAGTCTGCTGCAGTCTGGGAAACATCTATGTCCAGCTTAAG GACTACGAGAAGGCCCTGTTCTTCCCCTGCAAAGCAGCTGAGCTTGTCAACGACTACGGCAAGGGCTGGAGCCTCAAGTATCGAGCCATGAGCCAGTACCACATGTCTGTCGCCTACAGGAAACTGGAGCGTCTGCCAGACGCCATGGAATGCTGTGAG GAATCTATGAAGATCGCTCTGCAACATGGCGACCGTCCCCTGCAGGCTCTGTGCTTACTAAACTTCGCGGACATACACCGCTGCAGGCGTGACGTTGAT AAAGCATTCCCTCGCTACGAGTCTGCACTGGGTATCATGACTGAGATCGGAAATCGTCTTGGACAAACGCACGTCTACCTGGGGGTCGCAAAGTGCTGGCTTGTGCAGAAAGAGTTTGACAAG GCTCTTGACTCTTTGCAGCGAGCGCAGGAACTGGCAGATGGAGTAGGAAACAAG CTGTGTACCCTGAAGGTGCACTGCCTGTGTGAAGGGATTTATCGAAGCCGGGGGCAGCAGGACGAGCTCAGGGAGCAGGTGGTGAAGTTCCTGCAGTGTGTCGAGGAGCTGGAGCTCTACTGCGGCATGTGTGGAGAGTCCATCGGGGACAGGGACCAAAAACTGCAGGCCTTACCCTGTTCCCACATTTTCCATCTCAA gTGTCTGCAGACAAATGGGACAAAGGGTTGTCCTAAATGTTTCAAGTCCTCCATGAAGCCTGGATTTGTGTGA